Proteins encoded together in one Chitinophaga lutea window:
- a CDS encoding 1-phosphofructokinase family hexose kinase codes for MHKILTITLNPSVDKSTSVASLQPDKKLRCAAPILEPGGGGINVARVLHRFGDNVLPVFFAGGPCGDQFIGLLKAEGLPVSPVGIAGATRENLHLTEEASGRQYRLVMPGPEISADERQAILRVIASQAKGAGFMVLSGSNPEGIPAAFLEQLAKIARQEKTLLVADISGEGLKQILKAGVYLIKPNLGELARLTGKEELSEAEAIAASREIIAAGGSEIVVVSMGAAGAIMVSAQQVEKIQAPVVKKLSTVGAGDSMVAGIVHALSRGSDHPDAVRFGIACGTAATMRAGTGLCRKTDAEHLYQLLRSEEK; via the coding sequence ATGCACAAAATACTGACGATCACTCTAAATCCGTCCGTTGACAAAAGTACGTCCGTTGCATCCCTGCAGCCGGACAAAAAACTGCGCTGCGCCGCTCCCATACTTGAGCCCGGTGGAGGGGGCATCAATGTGGCCAGGGTGCTCCACCGTTTCGGGGACAATGTGCTTCCCGTATTCTTTGCGGGCGGCCCCTGCGGAGACCAGTTCATTGGCTTGTTGAAAGCCGAAGGGCTCCCGGTTTCTCCGGTAGGCATCGCGGGCGCTACGAGAGAAAACCTTCATCTTACCGAAGAGGCCAGTGGCCGGCAATACCGTCTCGTAATGCCCGGCCCGGAAATTTCAGCCGATGAGCGGCAGGCCATTTTGAGGGTTATTGCCAGCCAGGCTAAAGGCGCCGGATTCATGGTGTTGAGCGGTAGTAACCCGGAAGGTATACCAGCGGCTTTTTTGGAACAATTGGCGAAAATCGCCAGACAGGAAAAAACTTTACTGGTAGCGGATATTTCCGGCGAAGGATTGAAACAGATCCTGAAGGCAGGCGTATACCTGATTAAACCCAACCTGGGCGAACTTGCCCGGCTTACCGGCAAAGAAGAATTGTCGGAAGCCGAAGCCATTGCAGCCTCCCGGGAAATCATTGCAGCTGGTGGCTCGGAAATCGTGGTCGTATCGATGGGAGCAGCCGGCGCCATTATGGTATCTGCACAGCAGGTAGAAAAAATCCAGGCTCCGGTGGTGAAAAAGCTCAGCACGGTTGGTGCGGGCGACAGTATGGTGGCCGGCATCGTGCATGCGCTCAGCAGAGGTTCCGACCATCCCGACGCCGTGCGGTTCGGCATCGCCTGCGGCACGGCCGCCACCATGCGCGCCGGAACCGGCCTGTGCAGGAAGACTGATGCCGAGCATTTGTATCAACTGCTACGGTCGGAAGAGAAATAA
- a CDS encoding Hsp20/alpha crystallin family protein — MKSLSLSKHRSGFPSFWEDFFPDWLEFNGNKQTPFLTMPAVNIEEGKDHFSISMAVPGMQKDDFKIEVTGNELSISAEKETSNEDKSKKFTKQEYNYSSFSRSFTLPGSILADQINAAYTDGVLKLKLPKKKEAQTEAPNLKVKVN; from the coding sequence ATGAAATCACTTTCTTTATCGAAACATCGTAGCGGCTTCCCTTCATTTTGGGAAGACTTCTTCCCCGACTGGCTGGAATTCAATGGTAACAAACAGACTCCTTTCCTGACCATGCCGGCAGTAAATATCGAAGAAGGAAAAGATCACTTCAGCATCTCGATGGCTGTGCCGGGCATGCAGAAAGACGATTTTAAAATCGAGGTAACCGGAAATGAGCTGTCGATCAGCGCGGAAAAAGAAACCTCGAATGAAGACAAGTCAAAGAAGTTTACCAAACAGGAATACAATTACAGCAGCTTTTCCCGCTCATTCACACTGCCCGGCAGCATACTCGCCGATCAGATCAATGCCGCATATACGGACGGCGTACTGAAATTAAAGCTCCCTAAAAAGAAAGAGGCGCAGACAGAAGCTCCCAACCTGAAAGTAAAGGTGAATTAG